Proteins encoded by one window of Macaca fascicularis isolate 582-1 chromosome 10, T2T-MFA8v1.1:
- the UCKL1 gene encoding uridine-cytidine kinase-like 1 isoform X1, translating to MAAPPARADADPSPTSPLTARDPPGRQAEKNETACEDRSNAESLDRLLPPVGTGHSPRKRTTSQCKSEPPLLRTSKRTIYTAGRPPWYNEHGTQSKEAFAIGLGGGSASGKTTVARMIIEALDVPWVVLLSMDSFYKVLTEQQQEQAAHNNFNFDHPDAFDFDLIISTLKKLKQGKSVKVPVYDFTTHSRKRDWKTLYGANVIIFEGIMAFADKTLLEGLVPVSPCRLLASSRSLAHRLHQLLDMKIFVDTDSDIRLVRRLRRDISERGRDIEGVIKQYNKFVKPSFDQYIQPTMRLADIVVPRGSGNTVAIDLIVQHVHSQLEEHDHSWVGVAWPPALVTDAPPFPCVFLCCCHSVNSASAEEAPLGYGCAGLGTPVPPAAPDAERPEEHAAGARHAHHHQVGPTWGRRPRARSRSRALPLHFRPRRDKETSRDEFIFYSKRLMRLLIEHALSFLPFQDCVVRTPQGQDYAGKCYAGKQITGVSILRAGETMEPALRAVCKDVRIGTILIQTNQLTGEPELHYLRLPKDISDDHVILMDCTVSTGAAAMMAVRVLLDHDVPEDKIFLLSLLMAEMGVHSVAYAFPRVRIITTAVDKRVNDLFRIIPGIGNFGDRYFGTDAVPDGSDEEEVAYTG from the exons CAGCAATGCAGAGTCCCTGGACAGGCTCCTGCCCCCTGTGGGCACTGGGCACTCTCCCCGGAAGCGGACCACCAGCCAGTGCAAGTCAGAGCCTCCCCTGCTGCGCACCAGCAAGCGCACCATCTACACCGCAGGGCGGCCGCCCTGGTACAACGAGCACGGCACGCAGTCCAAGGAGGCCTTCGCCATCG GCCTGGGAGGTGGCAGTGCCTCTGGGAAGACCACTGTTGCCAGAATGATCATTGAAGCCCTGGACGTGCCCTGGGTGGTCTTGCTGTCCATGGACTCCTTCTACAAG GTGCTGACTGAGCAGCAGCAGGAACAGGCCGCACACAACAACTTCAACTTCGACCACCCGGACGCCTTTGACTTCGACCTCATCATTTCCACCCTCAAGAAACTGAAGCAGGGGAAGAGTGTCAAGGTGCCCGTCTATGACTTCACCACGCACAGCCGGAAGAGGGACTGG AAAACACTGTATGGTGCAAACGTCATCATCTTTGAGGGCATCATGGCCTTTGCTGACAAGACACTGCTGGAG GGGCTGGTCCCAGTGTCTCCATGCCGGCTGCTGGCATCCAGCCGCTCACTGGCCCACCGTCTCCACCAGCTCCTGGACATGAAGATCTTTGTGGACACAGACTCTGACATCCGCCTGGTACGGCGGCTGCGCCGGGACATCAGTGAGCGCGGCCGGGACATCGAGGGTGTCATCAAGCAGTACAACAAGTTTGTCAAGCCCTCCTTCGACCAGTACATCCAGCCCACCATGCGCCTGGCAGACATCGTGGTGCCCAGAG GGAGCGGCAACACGGTGGCCATCGACCTGATCGTGCAGCACGTGCACAGCCAGCTGGAGGAG CATGACCATTCCTGGGTGGGGGTGGCCTGGCCGCCTGCCCTGGTCACTGACGCGCCACCGTTCCCTTGTGTCTTCCTGTGTTGCTGCCACAGCGTGAACTCAGCGTCAG CAGAGGAAGCTCCGTTGGGATAT GGCTGCGCTGGCCTCGGCACACCAGTGCCACCCGCTGCCCCAGACGCTGAGCGTCCTGAAGAGCACGCCGCAGGTGCGAGGCATGCACACCATCATCAGGTAGGGCCCACCTGGGGACGGAGGCCCCGCGCGCGCTCCCGCTCCCGCGCGCTCCCGCTCCACTTTCGGCCCCGCAGGGACAAGGAGACCAGTCGCGACGAGTTCATCTTCTACTCCAAGAGACTGATGCGGCTGCTCATCGAGCACGCGCTCTCCTTCCTACCCTTTCAG GACTGCGTTGTGCGGACCCCGCAGGGGCAGGACTACGCGGGCAAGTGCTATGCGGGGAAGCAG ATCACAGGTGTGTCTATCCTGCGTGCCGGTGAAACCATGGAGCCCGCCCTGCGCGCTGTGTGCAAAGACGTGCGCATCGGCACCATTCTCATCCAGACCAACCAGCTTACCGGGGAGCCCGAG CTGCACTACCTGAGGCTGCCCAAGGACATCAGCGATGACCACGTGATCCTCATGGACTGCACCGTGTCCACGGGCGCCGCGGCCATGATGGCGGTGCGCGTGCTCCTG GACCACGACGTGCCTGAGGACAAGATCTTTCTGCTGTCACTGCTCATGGCAGAGATGGGCGTGCACTCAGTGGCCTATGCGTTTCCACGAGTGAGAATCATCACCACGGCGGTGGACAAGCGGGTCAATGACCTTTTCCGCATCATCCCAGGCATTG GGAACTTTGGCGACCGCTACTTTGGGACAGACGCGGTCCCCGATGGCAGTGACGAGGAGGAAGTGGCCTACACGGGTTAG
- the UCKL1 gene encoding uridine-cytidine kinase-like 1 isoform X16: MAAPPARADADPSPTSPLTARDPPGRQAEKNETACEDRSNAESLDRLLPPVGTGHSPRKRTTSQCKSEPPLLRTSKRTIYTAGRPPWYNEHGTQSKEAFAIGLGGGSASGKTTVARMIIEALDVPWVVLLSMDSFYKVLTEQQQEQAAHNNFNFDHPDAFDFDLIISTLKKLKQGKSVKVPVYDFTTHSRKRDWKTLYGANVIIFEGIMAFADKTLLELLDMKIFVDTDSDIRLVRRLRRDISERGRDIEGVIKQYNKFVKPSFDQYIQPTMRLADIVVPRGSGNTVAIDLIVQHVHSQLEEGCAGLGTPVPPAAPDAERPEEHAAGARHAHHHQVGPTWGRRPRARSRSRALPLHFRPRRDKETSRDEFIFYSKRLMRLLIEHALSFLPFQDCVVRTPQGQDYAGKCYAGKQITGVSILRAGETMEPALRAVCKDVRIGTILIQTNQLTGEPELHYLRLPKDISDDHVILMDCTVSTGAAAMMAVRVLLDHDVPEDKIFLLSLLMAEMGVHSVAYAFPRVRIITTAVDKRVNDLFRIIPGIGNFGDRYFGTDAVPDGSDEEEVAYTG, from the exons CAGCAATGCAGAGTCCCTGGACAGGCTCCTGCCCCCTGTGGGCACTGGGCACTCTCCCCGGAAGCGGACCACCAGCCAGTGCAAGTCAGAGCCTCCCCTGCTGCGCACCAGCAAGCGCACCATCTACACCGCAGGGCGGCCGCCCTGGTACAACGAGCACGGCACGCAGTCCAAGGAGGCCTTCGCCATCG GCCTGGGAGGTGGCAGTGCCTCTGGGAAGACCACTGTTGCCAGAATGATCATTGAAGCCCTGGACGTGCCCTGGGTGGTCTTGCTGTCCATGGACTCCTTCTACAAG GTGCTGACTGAGCAGCAGCAGGAACAGGCCGCACACAACAACTTCAACTTCGACCACCCGGACGCCTTTGACTTCGACCTCATCATTTCCACCCTCAAGAAACTGAAGCAGGGGAAGAGTGTCAAGGTGCCCGTCTATGACTTCACCACGCACAGCCGGAAGAGGGACTGG AAAACACTGTATGGTGCAAACGTCATCATCTTTGAGGGCATCATGGCCTTTGCTGACAAGACACTGCTGGAG CTCCTGGACATGAAGATCTTTGTGGACACAGACTCTGACATCCGCCTGGTACGGCGGCTGCGCCGGGACATCAGTGAGCGCGGCCGGGACATCGAGGGTGTCATCAAGCAGTACAACAAGTTTGTCAAGCCCTCCTTCGACCAGTACATCCAGCCCACCATGCGCCTGGCAGACATCGTGGTGCCCAGAG GGAGCGGCAACACGGTGGCCATCGACCTGATCGTGCAGCACGTGCACAGCCAGCTGGAGGAG GGCTGCGCTGGCCTCGGCACACCAGTGCCACCCGCTGCCCCAGACGCTGAGCGTCCTGAAGAGCACGCCGCAGGTGCGAGGCATGCACACCATCATCAGGTAGGGCCCACCTGGGGACGGAGGCCCCGCGCGCGCTCCCGCTCCCGCGCGCTCCCGCTCCACTTTCGGCCCCGCAGGGACAAGGAGACCAGTCGCGACGAGTTCATCTTCTACTCCAAGAGACTGATGCGGCTGCTCATCGAGCACGCGCTCTCCTTCCTACCCTTTCAG GACTGCGTTGTGCGGACCCCGCAGGGGCAGGACTACGCGGGCAAGTGCTATGCGGGGAAGCAG ATCACAGGTGTGTCTATCCTGCGTGCCGGTGAAACCATGGAGCCCGCCCTGCGCGCTGTGTGCAAAGACGTGCGCATCGGCACCATTCTCATCCAGACCAACCAGCTTACCGGGGAGCCCGAG CTGCACTACCTGAGGCTGCCCAAGGACATCAGCGATGACCACGTGATCCTCATGGACTGCACCGTGTCCACGGGCGCCGCGGCCATGATGGCGGTGCGCGTGCTCCTG GACCACGACGTGCCTGAGGACAAGATCTTTCTGCTGTCACTGCTCATGGCAGAGATGGGCGTGCACTCAGTGGCCTATGCGTTTCCACGAGTGAGAATCATCACCACGGCGGTGGACAAGCGGGTCAATGACCTTTTCCGCATCATCCCAGGCATTG GGAACTTTGGCGACCGCTACTTTGGGACAGACGCGGTCCCCGATGGCAGTGACGAGGAGGAAGTGGCCTACACGGGTTAG
- the UCKL1 gene encoding uridine-cytidine kinase-like 1 isoform X13: protein MAAPPARADADPSPTSPLTARDPPGRQAEKNETACEDRSNAESLDRLLPPVGTGHSPRKRTTSQCKSEPPLLRTSKRTIYTAGRPPWYNEHGTQSKEAFAIGLGGGSASGKTTVARMIIEALDVPWVVLLSMDSFYKVLTEQQQEQAAHNNFNFDHPDAFDFDLIISTLKKLKQGKSVKVPVYDFTTHSRKRDWKTLYGANVIIFEGIMAFADKTLLEGLVPVSPCRLLASSRSLAHRLHQLLDMKIFVDTDSDIRLVRRLRRDISERGRDIEGVIKQYNKFVKPSFDQYIQPTMRLADIVVPRGSGNTVAIDLIVQHVHSQLEEGCAGLGTPVPPAAPDAERPEEHAAGARHAHHHQVGPTWGRRPRARSRSRALPLHFRPRRDKETSRDEFIFYSKRLMRLLIEHALSFLPFQDCVVRTPQGQDYAGKCYAGKQITGVSILRAGETMEPALRAVCKDVRIGTILIQTNQLTGEPELHYLRLPKDISDDHVILMDCTVSTGAAAMMAVRVLLDHDVPEDKIFLLSLLMAEMGVHSVAYAFPRVRIITTAVDKRVNDLFRIIPGIGNFGDRYFGTDAVPDGSDEEEVAYTG, encoded by the exons CAGCAATGCAGAGTCCCTGGACAGGCTCCTGCCCCCTGTGGGCACTGGGCACTCTCCCCGGAAGCGGACCACCAGCCAGTGCAAGTCAGAGCCTCCCCTGCTGCGCACCAGCAAGCGCACCATCTACACCGCAGGGCGGCCGCCCTGGTACAACGAGCACGGCACGCAGTCCAAGGAGGCCTTCGCCATCG GCCTGGGAGGTGGCAGTGCCTCTGGGAAGACCACTGTTGCCAGAATGATCATTGAAGCCCTGGACGTGCCCTGGGTGGTCTTGCTGTCCATGGACTCCTTCTACAAG GTGCTGACTGAGCAGCAGCAGGAACAGGCCGCACACAACAACTTCAACTTCGACCACCCGGACGCCTTTGACTTCGACCTCATCATTTCCACCCTCAAGAAACTGAAGCAGGGGAAGAGTGTCAAGGTGCCCGTCTATGACTTCACCACGCACAGCCGGAAGAGGGACTGG AAAACACTGTATGGTGCAAACGTCATCATCTTTGAGGGCATCATGGCCTTTGCTGACAAGACACTGCTGGAG GGGCTGGTCCCAGTGTCTCCATGCCGGCTGCTGGCATCCAGCCGCTCACTGGCCCACCGTCTCCACCAGCTCCTGGACATGAAGATCTTTGTGGACACAGACTCTGACATCCGCCTGGTACGGCGGCTGCGCCGGGACATCAGTGAGCGCGGCCGGGACATCGAGGGTGTCATCAAGCAGTACAACAAGTTTGTCAAGCCCTCCTTCGACCAGTACATCCAGCCCACCATGCGCCTGGCAGACATCGTGGTGCCCAGAG GGAGCGGCAACACGGTGGCCATCGACCTGATCGTGCAGCACGTGCACAGCCAGCTGGAGGAG GGCTGCGCTGGCCTCGGCACACCAGTGCCACCCGCTGCCCCAGACGCTGAGCGTCCTGAAGAGCACGCCGCAGGTGCGAGGCATGCACACCATCATCAGGTAGGGCCCACCTGGGGACGGAGGCCCCGCGCGCGCTCCCGCTCCCGCGCGCTCCCGCTCCACTTTCGGCCCCGCAGGGACAAGGAGACCAGTCGCGACGAGTTCATCTTCTACTCCAAGAGACTGATGCGGCTGCTCATCGAGCACGCGCTCTCCTTCCTACCCTTTCAG GACTGCGTTGTGCGGACCCCGCAGGGGCAGGACTACGCGGGCAAGTGCTATGCGGGGAAGCAG ATCACAGGTGTGTCTATCCTGCGTGCCGGTGAAACCATGGAGCCCGCCCTGCGCGCTGTGTGCAAAGACGTGCGCATCGGCACCATTCTCATCCAGACCAACCAGCTTACCGGGGAGCCCGAG CTGCACTACCTGAGGCTGCCCAAGGACATCAGCGATGACCACGTGATCCTCATGGACTGCACCGTGTCCACGGGCGCCGCGGCCATGATGGCGGTGCGCGTGCTCCTG GACCACGACGTGCCTGAGGACAAGATCTTTCTGCTGTCACTGCTCATGGCAGAGATGGGCGTGCACTCAGTGGCCTATGCGTTTCCACGAGTGAGAATCATCACCACGGCGGTGGACAAGCGGGTCAATGACCTTTTCCGCATCATCCCAGGCATTG GGAACTTTGGCGACCGCTACTTTGGGACAGACGCGGTCCCCGATGGCAGTGACGAGGAGGAAGTGGCCTACACGGGTTAG
- the UCKL1 gene encoding uridine-cytidine kinase-like 1 isoform X22 yields MAAPPARADADPSPTSPLTARDPPGRQAEKNETACEDRNAESLDRLLPPVGTGHSPRKRTTSQCKSEPPLLRTSKRTIYTAGRPPWYNEHGTQSKEAFAIGLGGGSASGKTTVARMIIEALDVPWVVLLSMDSFYKVLTEQQQEQAAHNNFNFDHPDAFDFDLIISTLKKLKQGKSVKVPVYDFTTHSRKRDWKTLYGANVIIFEGIMAFADKTLLELLDMKIFVDTDSDIRLVRRLRRDISERGRDIEGVIKQYNKFVKPSFDQYIQPTMRLADIVVPRGSGNTVAIDLIVQHVHSQLEERELSVRAALASAHQCHPLPQTLSVLKSTPQVRGMHTIIRDKETSRDEFIFYSKRLMRLLIEHALSFLPFQDCVVRTPQGQDYAGKCYAGKQITGVSILRAGETMEPALRAVCKDVRIGTILIQTNQLTGEPELHYLRLPKDISDDHVILMDCTVSTGAAAMMAVRVLLDHDVPEDKIFLLSLLMAEMGVHSVAYAFPRVRIITTAVDKRVNDLFRIIPGIGNFGDRYFGTDAVPDGSDEEEVAYTG; encoded by the exons CAATGCAGAGTCCCTGGACAGGCTCCTGCCCCCTGTGGGCACTGGGCACTCTCCCCGGAAGCGGACCACCAGCCAGTGCAAGTCAGAGCCTCCCCTGCTGCGCACCAGCAAGCGCACCATCTACACCGCAGGGCGGCCGCCCTGGTACAACGAGCACGGCACGCAGTCCAAGGAGGCCTTCGCCATCG GCCTGGGAGGTGGCAGTGCCTCTGGGAAGACCACTGTTGCCAGAATGATCATTGAAGCCCTGGACGTGCCCTGGGTGGTCTTGCTGTCCATGGACTCCTTCTACAAG GTGCTGACTGAGCAGCAGCAGGAACAGGCCGCACACAACAACTTCAACTTCGACCACCCGGACGCCTTTGACTTCGACCTCATCATTTCCACCCTCAAGAAACTGAAGCAGGGGAAGAGTGTCAAGGTGCCCGTCTATGACTTCACCACGCACAGCCGGAAGAGGGACTGG AAAACACTGTATGGTGCAAACGTCATCATCTTTGAGGGCATCATGGCCTTTGCTGACAAGACACTGCTGGAG CTCCTGGACATGAAGATCTTTGTGGACACAGACTCTGACATCCGCCTGGTACGGCGGCTGCGCCGGGACATCAGTGAGCGCGGCCGGGACATCGAGGGTGTCATCAAGCAGTACAACAAGTTTGTCAAGCCCTCCTTCGACCAGTACATCCAGCCCACCATGCGCCTGGCAGACATCGTGGTGCCCAGAG GGAGCGGCAACACGGTGGCCATCGACCTGATCGTGCAGCACGTGCACAGCCAGCTGGAGGAG CGTGAACTCAGCGTCAG GGCTGCGCTGGCCTCGGCACACCAGTGCCACCCGCTGCCCCAGACGCTGAGCGTCCTGAAGAGCACGCCGCAGGTGCGAGGCATGCACACCATCATCAG GGACAAGGAGACCAGTCGCGACGAGTTCATCTTCTACTCCAAGAGACTGATGCGGCTGCTCATCGAGCACGCGCTCTCCTTCCTACCCTTTCAG GACTGCGTTGTGCGGACCCCGCAGGGGCAGGACTACGCGGGCAAGTGCTATGCGGGGAAGCAG ATCACAGGTGTGTCTATCCTGCGTGCCGGTGAAACCATGGAGCCCGCCCTGCGCGCTGTGTGCAAAGACGTGCGCATCGGCACCATTCTCATCCAGACCAACCAGCTTACCGGGGAGCCCGAG CTGCACTACCTGAGGCTGCCCAAGGACATCAGCGATGACCACGTGATCCTCATGGACTGCACCGTGTCCACGGGCGCCGCGGCCATGATGGCGGTGCGCGTGCTCCTG GACCACGACGTGCCTGAGGACAAGATCTTTCTGCTGTCACTGCTCATGGCAGAGATGGGCGTGCACTCAGTGGCCTATGCGTTTCCACGAGTGAGAATCATCACCACGGCGGTGGACAAGCGGGTCAATGACCTTTTCCGCATCATCCCAGGCATTG GGAACTTTGGCGACCGCTACTTTGGGACAGACGCGGTCCCCGATGGCAGTGACGAGGAGGAAGTGGCCTACACGGGTTAG
- the UCKL1 gene encoding uridine-cytidine kinase-like 1 isoform X10 — translation MSSPPSYPGIRISGCRALGAEGSSNAESLDRLLPPVGTGHSPRKRTTSQCKSEPPLLRTSKRTIYTAGRPPWYNEHGTQSKEAFAIGLGGGSASGKTTVARMIIEALDVPWVVLLSMDSFYKVLTEQQQEQAAHNNFNFDHPDAFDFDLIISTLKKLKQGKSVKVPVYDFTTHSRKRDWKTLYGANVIIFEGIMAFADKTLLELLDMKIFVDTDSDIRLVRRLRRDISERGRDIEGVIKQYNKFVKPSFDQYIQPTMRLADIVVPRGSGNTVAIDLIVQHVHSQLEEHDHSWVGVAWPPALVTDAPPFPCVFLCCCHSVNSASAEEAPLGYGCAGLGTPVPPAAPDAERPEEHAAGARHAHHHQVGPTWGRRPRARSRSRALPLHFRPRRDKETSRDEFIFYSKRLMRLLIEHALSFLPFQDCVVRTPQGQDYAGKCYAGKQITGVSILRAGETMEPALRAVCKDVRIGTILIQTNQLTGEPELHYLRLPKDISDDHVILMDCTVSTGAAAMMAVRVLLDHDVPEDKIFLLSLLMAEMGVHSVAYAFPRVRIITTAVDKRVNDLFRIIPGIGNFGDRYFGTDAVPDGSDEEEVAYTG, via the exons CAGCAATGCAGAGTCCCTGGACAGGCTCCTGCCCCCTGTGGGCACTGGGCACTCTCCCCGGAAGCGGACCACCAGCCAGTGCAAGTCAGAGCCTCCCCTGCTGCGCACCAGCAAGCGCACCATCTACACCGCAGGGCGGCCGCCCTGGTACAACGAGCACGGCACGCAGTCCAAGGAGGCCTTCGCCATCG GCCTGGGAGGTGGCAGTGCCTCTGGGAAGACCACTGTTGCCAGAATGATCATTGAAGCCCTGGACGTGCCCTGGGTGGTCTTGCTGTCCATGGACTCCTTCTACAAG GTGCTGACTGAGCAGCAGCAGGAACAGGCCGCACACAACAACTTCAACTTCGACCACCCGGACGCCTTTGACTTCGACCTCATCATTTCCACCCTCAAGAAACTGAAGCAGGGGAAGAGTGTCAAGGTGCCCGTCTATGACTTCACCACGCACAGCCGGAAGAGGGACTGG AAAACACTGTATGGTGCAAACGTCATCATCTTTGAGGGCATCATGGCCTTTGCTGACAAGACACTGCTGGAG CTCCTGGACATGAAGATCTTTGTGGACACAGACTCTGACATCCGCCTGGTACGGCGGCTGCGCCGGGACATCAGTGAGCGCGGCCGGGACATCGAGGGTGTCATCAAGCAGTACAACAAGTTTGTCAAGCCCTCCTTCGACCAGTACATCCAGCCCACCATGCGCCTGGCAGACATCGTGGTGCCCAGAG GGAGCGGCAACACGGTGGCCATCGACCTGATCGTGCAGCACGTGCACAGCCAGCTGGAGGAG CATGACCATTCCTGGGTGGGGGTGGCCTGGCCGCCTGCCCTGGTCACTGACGCGCCACCGTTCCCTTGTGTCTTCCTGTGTTGCTGCCACAGCGTGAACTCAGCGTCAG CAGAGGAAGCTCCGTTGGGATAT GGCTGCGCTGGCCTCGGCACACCAGTGCCACCCGCTGCCCCAGACGCTGAGCGTCCTGAAGAGCACGCCGCAGGTGCGAGGCATGCACACCATCATCAGGTAGGGCCCACCTGGGGACGGAGGCCCCGCGCGCGCTCCCGCTCCCGCGCGCTCCCGCTCCACTTTCGGCCCCGCAGGGACAAGGAGACCAGTCGCGACGAGTTCATCTTCTACTCCAAGAGACTGATGCGGCTGCTCATCGAGCACGCGCTCTCCTTCCTACCCTTTCAG GACTGCGTTGTGCGGACCCCGCAGGGGCAGGACTACGCGGGCAAGTGCTATGCGGGGAAGCAG ATCACAGGTGTGTCTATCCTGCGTGCCGGTGAAACCATGGAGCCCGCCCTGCGCGCTGTGTGCAAAGACGTGCGCATCGGCACCATTCTCATCCAGACCAACCAGCTTACCGGGGAGCCCGAG CTGCACTACCTGAGGCTGCCCAAGGACATCAGCGATGACCACGTGATCCTCATGGACTGCACCGTGTCCACGGGCGCCGCGGCCATGATGGCGGTGCGCGTGCTCCTG GACCACGACGTGCCTGAGGACAAGATCTTTCTGCTGTCACTGCTCATGGCAGAGATGGGCGTGCACTCAGTGGCCTATGCGTTTCCACGAGTGAGAATCATCACCACGGCGGTGGACAAGCGGGTCAATGACCTTTTCCGCATCATCCCAGGCATTG GGAACTTTGGCGACCGCTACTTTGGGACAGACGCGGTCCCCGATGGCAGTGACGAGGAGGAAGTGGCCTACACGGGTTAG
- the UCKL1 gene encoding uridine-cytidine kinase-like 1 isoform X20 has product MAAPPARADADPSPTSPLTARDPPGRQAEKNETACEDRSNAESLDRLLPPVGTGHSPRKRTTSQCKSEPPLLRTSKRTIYTAGRPPWYNEHGTQSKEAFAIGLGGGSASGKTTVARMIIEALDVPWVVLLSMDSFYKVLTEQQQEQAAHNNFNFDHPDAFDFDLIISTLKKLKQGKSVKVPVYDFTTHSRKRDWKTLYGANVIIFEGIMAFADKTLLELLDMKIFVDTDSDIRLVRRLRRDISERGRDIEGVIKQYNKFVKPSFDQYIQPTMRLADIVVPRGSGNTVAIDLIVQHVHSQLEERELSVRAALASAHQCHPLPQTLSVLKSTPQVRGMHTIIRDKETSRDEFIFYSKRLMRLLIEHALSFLPFQDCVVRTPQGQDYAGKCYAGKQITGVSILRAGETMEPALRAVCKDVRIGTILIQTNQLTGEPELHYLRLPKDISDDHVILMDCTVSTGAAAMMAVRVLLDHDVPEDKIFLLSLLMAEMGVHSVAYAFPRVRIITTAVDKRVNDLFRIIPGIGNFGDRYFGTDAVPDGSDEEEVAYTG; this is encoded by the exons CAGCAATGCAGAGTCCCTGGACAGGCTCCTGCCCCCTGTGGGCACTGGGCACTCTCCCCGGAAGCGGACCACCAGCCAGTGCAAGTCAGAGCCTCCCCTGCTGCGCACCAGCAAGCGCACCATCTACACCGCAGGGCGGCCGCCCTGGTACAACGAGCACGGCACGCAGTCCAAGGAGGCCTTCGCCATCG GCCTGGGAGGTGGCAGTGCCTCTGGGAAGACCACTGTTGCCAGAATGATCATTGAAGCCCTGGACGTGCCCTGGGTGGTCTTGCTGTCCATGGACTCCTTCTACAAG GTGCTGACTGAGCAGCAGCAGGAACAGGCCGCACACAACAACTTCAACTTCGACCACCCGGACGCCTTTGACTTCGACCTCATCATTTCCACCCTCAAGAAACTGAAGCAGGGGAAGAGTGTCAAGGTGCCCGTCTATGACTTCACCACGCACAGCCGGAAGAGGGACTGG AAAACACTGTATGGTGCAAACGTCATCATCTTTGAGGGCATCATGGCCTTTGCTGACAAGACACTGCTGGAG CTCCTGGACATGAAGATCTTTGTGGACACAGACTCTGACATCCGCCTGGTACGGCGGCTGCGCCGGGACATCAGTGAGCGCGGCCGGGACATCGAGGGTGTCATCAAGCAGTACAACAAGTTTGTCAAGCCCTCCTTCGACCAGTACATCCAGCCCACCATGCGCCTGGCAGACATCGTGGTGCCCAGAG GGAGCGGCAACACGGTGGCCATCGACCTGATCGTGCAGCACGTGCACAGCCAGCTGGAGGAG CGTGAACTCAGCGTCAG GGCTGCGCTGGCCTCGGCACACCAGTGCCACCCGCTGCCCCAGACGCTGAGCGTCCTGAAGAGCACGCCGCAGGTGCGAGGCATGCACACCATCATCAG GGACAAGGAGACCAGTCGCGACGAGTTCATCTTCTACTCCAAGAGACTGATGCGGCTGCTCATCGAGCACGCGCTCTCCTTCCTACCCTTTCAG GACTGCGTTGTGCGGACCCCGCAGGGGCAGGACTACGCGGGCAAGTGCTATGCGGGGAAGCAG ATCACAGGTGTGTCTATCCTGCGTGCCGGTGAAACCATGGAGCCCGCCCTGCGCGCTGTGTGCAAAGACGTGCGCATCGGCACCATTCTCATCCAGACCAACCAGCTTACCGGGGAGCCCGAG CTGCACTACCTGAGGCTGCCCAAGGACATCAGCGATGACCACGTGATCCTCATGGACTGCACCGTGTCCACGGGCGCCGCGGCCATGATGGCGGTGCGCGTGCTCCTG GACCACGACGTGCCTGAGGACAAGATCTTTCTGCTGTCACTGCTCATGGCAGAGATGGGCGTGCACTCAGTGGCCTATGCGTTTCCACGAGTGAGAATCATCACCACGGCGGTGGACAAGCGGGTCAATGACCTTTTCCGCATCATCCCAGGCATTG GGAACTTTGGCGACCGCTACTTTGGGACAGACGCGGTCCCCGATGGCAGTGACGAGGAGGAAGTGGCCTACACGGGTTAG